GTCGACCGTGGCCGGCGCGAGGACCCGGAGCCCGGGGATGTGCGCGTACCAGCCCTCGAGGCTGTGGGAGTGCTGGGCGGCCAGTTGCCGTCCCGCGCCCGTCGTCATCCGGATCACCAGCGGCACACCGAGCTGTCCGCCGGACATGTGCCGCAGGGTGGCGGCGTTGTTGAGGATCTGGTCCAGAGCCAGCAGGCTGAAGTTGACCGTCATGATCTCGACGACCGGTCTCATCCCGGCCAGGGCGGCGCCGATGCCGGCTCCCACGAAAGCGGACTCAGACAGGGGCGTGTCCCGGATGCGATCGGGTCCGAACTCCTCCAGGAGGCCGAGGCTCACCCCGAAGCAGCCGCCGTAGCGGCCCACGTCCTCGCCCATGAGGAAGACCCGGTCATCCGAGGCCAGGGCCTCGCGCAGACCCTCTCGCAGGGCCTCCCTGTATGTGGTGGTGCCGTCGTCGGGATGCGCCCGAGGTCGCGTACGCGTGCTCATGACGGAGCCTCCTCGGGTCGGCCGGTAACGTGGAGCAGCAGGTCTTCGGCCGCCTCCTCGGGAGCCTGTTCGGCCGCCCGGACGGCTCGGTCGATCTCCTCCATGACGTCCTGGTCCAGAGCCTTCAGCGCGGCGTCGTCGAGAAGACCGGCCGCACGCATGCCGTCGGCGAGGCCCGTGACAGGGTCGTGCCGCTTCCACTCCTCGATCTCGTTCTTCGGCCGATACCGGTCCGGGTCGTACATCGAGTGCGCACGGAACCGATACGTCCGCATCTCCAGGAAGTGCGGTCCGTTGCCGGCGCGGATGGACTCGACAGCCCCGCGCGCCGCCTTCTCCACAGCGTGCACGTCCATGCCGTCGACGGCCCAGGCCGCCATGCCGTACGACGCTGCCCGCATGGCGAGGTCTGTCTGGGCGTGTTCGCGGGCGAGGGCCGTCCCCATCGCGTACAGGTTGTTCTCGCAGACGAAGAGCACGGGCAGACCCCAGAGCGCCGCCAGATTGGCGGTCTCATGGAACTCGCCCTCGGCGAACGCCCCGTCACCGAAGAAGCAGCACGTCACGCGGGACTCGCCGCGCATGCGGTCGGCGAGCGCCAGACCGGCCGCGAGCGGCAGTCCGCCGCCGACGATCGCGTTGCCGCCGTAGAAGCGGCGGTCGCCGTCGAAGAGGTGCATGGAGCCACCGCGGCCGTGGCTGCAGCCGGTGGCCTTCCCGTACATCTCCGCCATCACAGCCTCGGGCGGTACCCGGCGGGCCAGTGCGTGGCCGTGTTCGCGGTACGTGGAGACGACTGCGTCCCGTTCGTCGAGCGCCTGGTGGACACCGACCGCCACCGCCTCCTCGCCGATGTACAGGTGGACGAAGCCGCGTATCGCCGCCGCGCTGTACAGCTCGACGCACCGTTCCTCGAAGCGGCGGATGAGCAGCATCTGCCGCAGGAGGTCCAGGTCGTGGGCTGCCGCAGGAGTGCGGGAGGGCGTCGCGGCAGTACCACGAGTGCGACGGGGGCGTTTCGTCTGCGACGTCCTGGCGGACGTGCCGCCGTGTGCGGTGGCCATCACGGCTCCTTCCCGGACATGCCGGCCGTCCCGGCCGGTTCGGGTGTCTCCAGCGTGGACACATCACCCTCGGGCAGGCCCAGTTCGCGGGCCTTGAGCAGGCGGCGCATCACCTTTCCGCTGCGGGTGTGCGGCAGATCCTCGACGAACTCGATCTCTCGGGGGGCGACGGCCGGGCCGAGGCGCCGACGGGCGAACGCCATGATCTCGCGCTGCAGTGAGGTCCCGGGCGGATACTCGGGGCGCGGCAGCACGAACGCCTTGACGATCGCGCCTGCCAGCGGGTCGGGGCGTCCGATGACACCGGCCTCGGCGACCGCCGGATGCTCCATGAGCGCGCTCTCCACCTCGAACGGTCCGATGAGGTGTCCCGCGGACTTGATGACGTCGTCGGCCCGGCCCACGAACCAGTACCAGCCGTCGGCATCGCGGCTGACGAGGTCGCCGGTCATGTACCACCCGTCCGCGAAGCACGCCTCATAACGGCTGGGCTCGTGGAGGTAGCCGCGGAACATCGACGGCCAGCCCGCCCGCAGGGCGAGCTCGCCCTGGGCTCCCGGCTCCTGAAGCGACTGGACGCGTCCGCCGGTGACCAGGGCCCGGCCGTCCTCGCCGCACGCCAGAACCGCGGCCTCGATGCCGGGAAGCGGGCGGCCCATCGAACCAGGTCGC
This sequence is a window from Streptomyces sp. HUAS YS2. Protein-coding genes within it:
- the pdhA gene encoding pyruvate dehydrogenase (acetyl-transferring) E1 component subunit alpha, translated to MATAHGGTSARTSQTKRPRRTRGTAATPSRTPAAAHDLDLLRQMLLIRRFEERCVELYSAAAIRGFVHLYIGEEAVAVGVHQALDERDAVVSTYREHGHALARRVPPEAVMAEMYGKATGCSHGRGGSMHLFDGDRRFYGGNAIVGGGLPLAAGLALADRMRGESRVTCCFFGDGAFAEGEFHETANLAALWGLPVLFVCENNLYAMGTALAREHAQTDLAMRAASYGMAAWAVDGMDVHAVEKAARGAVESIRAGNGPHFLEMRTYRFRAHSMYDPDRYRPKNEIEEWKRHDPVTGLADGMRAAGLLDDAALKALDQDVMEEIDRAVRAAEQAPEEAAEDLLLHVTGRPEEAPS